In the Chromobacterium sp. ATCC 53434 genome, GCTGCGCGCCACCACGCTGATGGTGTCGATTTGCAGCAGCGCCATCCGGCGGATCGCCGCCAGCGCGTCGGCCTTGCCCGCCTTGCGGCGCGGCGCGGACAGCAGGCCCTGGGCGGCCAGTTGCAGGTGGCGGGCTTGCCGCAGCGACAGATGTAGCGTCATGTGTTGCGCATGGAATGGTGGGAACGACGACTATAGCAGGGTCGGGGGGCACGGTCAGTTGTCATGCTTTTGGCATGACAATGCGACGGCTTTGTGGCAGTGTTGACCTCCAGACATTCGGGAGCGCGCATGATCAGCCATATCGACCACATCGTACTGACCGTCCGCGACATCGAGACGGCGGTGGACTTCTACCAGCGCGCATTGAAGCTGGAGGCGGTGACCTTCGGCAACGGCCGGCGCGCGCTGCGCTTCGGCAATCAGAAGATCAATCTGCAGTTGCTGGGCCAGGAGACGCGCAACCACGCCGCCATCGGCGGCGGCGACCTGTGTCTGATCAGCCGCTTGCCGTTGAC is a window encoding:
- a CDS encoding VOC family protein gives rise to the protein MISHIDHIVLTVRDIETAVDFYQRALKLEAVTFGNGRRALRFGNQKINLQLLGQETRNHAAIGGGDLCLISRLPLTEVVEHLKGEGIAIIEGPVTRSGAMGPITSVYFNDPDGNLIEVATYSF